The Corynebacterium suranareeae genome window below encodes:
- the pimB gene encoding GDP-mannose-dependent monoacylated alpha-(1-6)-phosphatidylinositol monomannoside mannosyltransferase, translating into MSAPRRTLVVTNDFPPRVGGIQSYLRDFIATQDPASMVVFASTQNAEEAHAYDATLDYEVLRWPRSVMLPTPTTAYAMAEIIRERDIDNVWFGAAAPLALMTAKARQAGASKIIASTHGHEVGWSMLPGARQSLRKIGAEVDVITYISDYTLRRFRSAFGAHPSFEHLPSGVDIDTFTPASVELRAAHRKKLGLADTTPVIVCISRLVPRKGQDALIKAMPKVISVRPDAQLLIVGSGRYEPTLKRLADDVTDNVQFLGRLDYQDMIDTLAAADIFAMPARTRGGGLDVEGLGIVYLEAQASGVPVIAGASGGAPETVTPETGVVVEGSDVEKLSEILIELLDDPIRRAAMGAAGRAHVEAKWSWEIMGERLTKILQSETR; encoded by the coding sequence GTGTCAGCACCCCGAAGAACTCTCGTTGTGACCAATGATTTTCCGCCCCGCGTAGGGGGTATTCAAAGTTACCTCCGGGATTTTATCGCTACGCAAGATCCAGCTTCGATGGTTGTTTTTGCTTCTACTCAAAATGCTGAAGAAGCCCATGCTTATGATGCAACCTTGGACTATGAGGTACTGAGGTGGCCTAGGTCGGTCATGCTCCCCACACCAACTACTGCTTATGCAATGGCAGAGATTATTCGGGAACGAGACATCGATAATGTGTGGTTCGGTGCTGCTGCTCCGTTGGCACTGATGACAGCTAAGGCTAGACAAGCTGGCGCAAGTAAGATTATTGCTTCCACGCATGGTCATGAGGTTGGCTGGTCGATGCTTCCTGGGGCGAGGCAATCTTTGCGCAAAATTGGTGCAGAAGTAGATGTAATAACTTATATTTCTGATTACACGTTGCGCCGTTTCCGCAGTGCTTTTGGAGCTCATCCATCCTTTGAGCATTTGCCGTCCGGGGTAGATATTGACACTTTTACCCCGGCATCCGTAGAACTGCGCGCCGCCCACAGAAAAAAGCTGGGTTTAGCCGATACGACCCCGGTGATTGTGTGCATCTCTAGGCTCGTGCCGAGGAAAGGCCAAGATGCCTTGATCAAGGCGATGCCCAAGGTTATAAGTGTTCGCCCAGATGCCCAGTTGCTTATCGTTGGAAGTGGCCGATATGAACCGACTTTGAAGCGGCTCGCTGATGATGTGACTGACAATGTTCAATTCTTGGGGCGTCTTGATTATCAGGACATGATCGATACTTTAGCTGCGGCTGATATTTTCGCGATGCCCGCTCGCACCCGTGGAGGCGGACTTGATGTGGAAGGCTTGGGCATCGTTTACCTCGAGGCCCAAGCAAGTGGGGTGCCGGTGATCGCCGGCGCCTCTGGCGGCGCGCCTGAGACCGTGACTCCGGAAACTGGGGTGGTTGTGGAGGGGTCGGACGTCGAAAAGCTCTCTGAAATCCTAATTGAGCTTCTCGACGACCCTATCCGCCGCGCCGCGATGGGCGCTGCTGGTCGCGCGCATGTGGAGGCGAAATGGTCGTGGGAGATCATGGGGGAGCGGTTGACTAAGATCTTGCAGAGTGAGACACGATGA
- a CDS encoding C40 family peptidase, translating into MFGRRWGSIMASSLLVGSLLVFPHSAGAEEVDQLIKDIDLVSQETSAQNEAVKQLEIDIEAREATIAEVQERAGEFRAAAETASQNVEAYRSEINRIAQAKYRGTVTDPLSIAVSAEDPQNVIDRMSYLSTLTKSTSDVVESLNAETKKSADAVYQANRTKAEAEFQLGQLKVRQAELEAEREQLDARKTEIRDRVDALTAEERELWTAKNGPLEVDLTELLGISSKTSGAVEAALSKLGSPYGWGAIGPNEFDCSGLIYWAYQQMGKTLPRTSQAQMAGGTPVSRDELQPGDVIGYYPGATHVGLYIGDGKIVHASDYGIPVQVVSVDSAPFYGARRY; encoded by the coding sequence ATGTTTGGTCGCCGTTGGGGCAGCATCATGGCATCAAGCCTGCTGGTTGGATCCTTGTTGGTTTTTCCACATTCTGCTGGCGCTGAGGAAGTTGATCAGCTGATCAAAGATATTGACCTTGTTTCCCAGGAAACCTCTGCGCAGAATGAAGCGGTTAAGCAGCTTGAGATTGATATTGAAGCTCGGGAAGCAACAATTGCGGAGGTTCAGGAACGCGCTGGAGAGTTCCGTGCTGCTGCTGAGACCGCTTCGCAGAATGTAGAAGCATATCGGTCTGAGATCAACCGCATTGCACAAGCTAAATATCGTGGCACCGTAACAGATCCTCTAAGTATTGCGGTATCGGCGGAAGATCCGCAAAATGTCATTGATCGAATGAGCTATCTTTCAACATTGACTAAGTCCACCAGTGATGTGGTGGAATCCCTTAATGCAGAAACCAAGAAGTCTGCTGATGCGGTGTATCAAGCTAACCGCACCAAGGCGGAGGCAGAATTTCAATTGGGTCAGCTAAAAGTTCGGCAGGCTGAACTGGAAGCTGAAAGGGAGCAATTAGACGCCCGCAAAACGGAAATTCGGGATCGTGTCGATGCCTTGACGGCGGAGGAGCGGGAGCTGTGGACAGCCAAGAATGGTCCCTTGGAGGTTGATCTCACGGAGCTTTTGGGCATTTCTTCTAAGACTTCAGGGGCCGTGGAAGCTGCTCTGTCTAAGTTGGGTAGCCCCTATGGCTGGGGCGCTATCGGACCCAATGAGTTTGATTGCTCGGGCTTAATTTATTGGGCTTATCAGCAGATGGGTAAGACTTTGCCACGCACGTCGCAAGCTCAGATGGCAGGTGGAACTCCAGTTAGTCGTGATGAGCTACAGCCGGGTGATGTCATTGGTTATTACCCGGGAGCAACCCACGTGGGGTTGTATATCGGCGACGGTAAGATAGTTCATGCTTCAGACTACGGAATTCCCGTTCAGGTGGTATCTGTTGATTCAGCACCTTTTTATGGAGCCCGCCGGTACTAA
- a CDS encoding C40 family peptidase, with product MGKHRRNNSNATRNAVAASAVALGATAAIATPAQAAEVVVPNTGFSIDVAGIETTPGLNNIPGIDQWIPSLSSQAAPTAYAAVIDAPAAEAQAAPASAGQAIVDAARTKIGAPYGWGAAGPNAFDCSGLTSWAYSQVGKSIPRTSQAQAAQGTPVAYSDLQAGDIVAFYSGATHVGIYSGHGTVIHALNSSTPLSEHSLDYMPFHSAVRF from the coding sequence GTGGGTAAGCACCGTCGCAACAATTCAAACGCAACTCGTAATGCAGTAGCAGCATCAGCAGTTGCGCTTGGAGCTACCGCAGCTATTGCCACCCCAGCACAGGCTGCTGAAGTTGTTGTTCCTAATACTGGATTCAGCATCGACGTCGCTGGCATCGAGACCACCCCAGGTCTGAACAACATCCCAGGAATCGATCAGTGGATTCCTTCCCTCAGCAGCCAGGCCGCACCAACTGCTTACGCCGCCGTTATTGATGCTCCTGCAGCAGAAGCTCAGGCAGCCCCTGCAAGCGCGGGTCAGGCAATTGTAGATGCAGCTCGTACCAAGATTGGTGCACCATACGGTTGGGGTGCTGCTGGCCCTAACGCTTTCGACTGCTCCGGCCTGACCTCCTGGGCATACAGCCAGGTTGGAAAGTCCATCCCACGTACCTCTCAGGCACAAGCTGCACAGGGTACCCCAGTTGCTTACTCTGACCTTCAGGCTGGCGATATCGTTGCGTTTTACTCTGGCGCGACCCACGTGGGAATCTACTCTGGCCATGGAACTGTGATCCACGCCCTCAACAGCAGCACTCCGCTGTCTGAGCATTCCTTGGATTACATGCCATTCCACTCTGCAGTTCGTTTCTAA
- the qcrB gene encoding cytochrome bc1 complex cytochrome b subunit produces MSLATVGNNLDSRYTMASGIRRQINKVFPTHWSFMLGEIALYSFIVLLLTGVYLTLFFDPSITKVIYDGGYLPLNGVEMSRAYATALDISFEVRGGLFIRQMHHWAALLFVVSMLVHMLRIFFTGAFRRPREANWIIGVVLIILGMAEGFMGYSLPDDLLSGVGLRIMSAIIVGLPIIGTWMHWLIFGGDFPSDLMLDRFYIAHVLIIPAILLGLIAAHLALVWYQKHTQFPGAGRTENNVIGIRIMPLFAVKAVAFGLIVFGFLALLAGVTTINAIWNLGPYNPSQVSAGSQPDVYMLWTDGAARVMPAWELYLGNYTIPAVFWVAVMLGILVVLLVTYPFIERKFTGDDAHHNLLQRPRDVPVRTSLGVMALVFYILLTVSGGNDVYAMQFHVSLNAMTWIGRIGLILGPAIAYFITYRLCIGLQRSDREVLEHGIETGVIKQMPNGAFIEVHQPLGPVDDHGHPIPLPYAGAAVPKQMNQLGYSAVETRGGFFGPDPEDIVAKAKEIEHANHLEEAETLRALNEANIERDRNEGKN; encoded by the coding sequence ATGAGTCTAGCTACCGTGGGAAACAATCTTGATTCCCGTTACACCATGGCGTCGGGTATCCGCCGCCAGATCAACAAGGTCTTCCCGACCCACTGGTCCTTCATGCTTGGCGAGATTGCTCTTTACAGCTTTATCGTCCTGCTTCTTACCGGTGTCTACCTGACCCTGTTCTTTGACCCTTCAATCACGAAGGTCATTTACGACGGCGGCTACCTCCCACTTAATGGTGTGGAGATGTCTCGTGCGTATGCAACTGCGTTGGATATTTCCTTCGAAGTTCGTGGTGGTCTATTCATCCGCCAGATGCACCACTGGGCTGCATTGCTGTTCGTCGTGTCCATGCTGGTTCACATGCTCCGTATCTTCTTCACCGGTGCGTTCCGTCGCCCACGTGAAGCTAACTGGATCATCGGTGTTGTGCTGATCATCTTGGGTATGGCTGAAGGCTTCATGGGTTACTCCCTGCCTGACGACCTGCTCTCTGGTGTCGGTCTTCGAATCATGTCCGCGATTATCGTTGGTCTGCCGATCATCGGTACCTGGATGCACTGGCTGATCTTCGGTGGAGACTTCCCATCTGATTTGATGCTGGACCGTTTCTACATTGCACACGTGTTGATCATCCCGGCAATTTTGCTCGGCCTGATCGCAGCTCACCTCGCTCTCGTTTGGTACCAGAAGCACACCCAATTCCCAGGCGCTGGTCGTACTGAGAACAACGTCATTGGTATCCGAATCATGCCGCTGTTCGCAGTTAAGGCTGTTGCTTTCGGTCTGATCGTCTTCGGATTCCTCGCACTGCTTGCTGGCGTTACCACCATTAACGCAATTTGGAACCTTGGCCCATACAACCCTTCACAGGTGTCTGCTGGTTCTCAGCCTGACGTCTACATGCTGTGGACAGATGGTGCTGCTCGTGTCATGCCTGCATGGGAGCTCTACCTGGGCAACTACACCATTCCAGCAGTGTTCTGGGTTGCTGTAATGCTGGGTATCTTGGTTGTCCTGCTTGTCACCTACCCATTTATTGAGCGTAAGTTCACCGGTGACGATGCACACCACAACCTGCTGCAGCGTCCACGTGACGTTCCAGTTCGCACCTCACTCGGTGTTATGGCTCTGGTCTTCTACATCCTGTTGACCGTTTCCGGTGGTAACGATGTTTACGCAATGCAGTTCCATGTGTCACTGAATGCTATGACCTGGATTGGTCGTATCGGCCTAATCCTTGGACCAGCTATTGCATACTTCATCACCTACCGCCTGTGCATTGGCCTGCAGCGCTCTGACCGCGAAGTCCTTGAACACGGTATTGAAACCGGTGTTATCAAGCAGATGCCAAATGGTGCATTCATTGAAGTTCACCAGCCGCTTGGCCCTGTAGATGATCATGGACACCCAATTCCATTGCCATACGCTGGCGCCGCTGTTCCTAAGCAGATGAACCAGCTTGGTTACTCCGCAGTGGAAACCCGTGGTGGATTCTTCGGCCCAGACCCAGAAGATATTGTGGCTAAGGCGAAGGAAATCGAGCACGCTAACCACCTTGAGGAAGCAGAGACTCTCCGCGCACTCAACGAGGCAAACATCGAGCGTGACAGGAATGAAGGCAAGAACTAG
- the qcrA gene encoding cytochrome bc1 complex Rieske iron-sulfur subunit translates to MSNNNEKQYTTQELNAMSNEDLARLGTELDDVTIAYRKERFPIPNDPAEKRAARLVAFWLTLGIIGGLGFLATYIFWPWEYKAHGDEGLLAYTLYTPMLGITSGLCILSLGFAVVLYVKKFIPEEIAVQRRHDGPSEEVDRRTIVALLNDSWQTSTLGRRKLIMGLAGGGAVLAGLTIIAPMGGMIKNPWKPKEGPMDVQGDGTLWTSGWTLTENNVKVYLGRDTAAIAESHTDATGEHWSTTGVSRLVRMRPEDLAAASMETVFPLPAEMVNDGAEYDPAKDVYEHQMHSVHGPRNAVMLIRLRTSDAEKVIEREGQESFHYGDYYAYSKICTHIGCPTSLYEAQTNRILCPCHQSQFDALHYGKPVFGPAARALPQLPITVDEEGYLIAAGNFIEPVGPAFWERKS, encoded by the coding sequence ATGAGTAACAACAACGAAAAGCAATACACCACCCAAGAACTCAACGCGATGAGCAATGAGGATCTTGCACGTCTTGGTACTGAATTGGATGACGTTACCATTGCATACCGCAAGGAACGTTTCCCAATTCCTAACGACCCAGCTGAGAAGCGCGCAGCACGCCTGGTCGCTTTCTGGCTAACGCTCGGCATCATTGGTGGCCTTGGATTCTTGGCTACCTACATCTTCTGGCCTTGGGAGTACAAGGCACACGGTGACGAAGGTCTTCTGGCCTACACCCTGTACACCCCAATGCTGGGTATTACTTCTGGTCTGTGCATCCTGTCCCTAGGTTTCGCAGTTGTTCTTTATGTTAAAAAGTTCATTCCAGAAGAGATCGCGGTTCAGCGTCGTCACGATGGTCCTTCTGAAGAAGTTGACCGCCGCACGATCGTTGCGTTGCTCAACGATTCCTGGCAGACCTCGACCCTTGGTCGTCGTAAGCTGATCATGGGACTTGCTGGCGGTGGAGCAGTGCTTGCTGGCCTGACCATCATCGCCCCAATGGGTGGCATGATCAAGAATCCTTGGAAGCCAAAAGAAGGCCCAATGGATGTTCAAGGTGACGGCACCCTGTGGACCTCTGGTTGGACCCTGACTGAAAACAACGTCAAGGTTTACCTTGGACGCGACACCGCAGCTATTGCTGAGTCTCACACCGATGCAACTGGTGAGCACTGGTCCACCACCGGCGTTTCACGCCTGGTTCGTATGCGCCCAGAAGACTTGGCTGCTGCTTCCATGGAAACCGTTTTCCCACTTCCAGCTGAAATGGTTAACGACGGTGCTGAGTACGATCCTGCAAAGGATGTTTACGAGCACCAGATGCACTCCGTTCACGGTCCACGTAACGCAGTTATGTTGATCCGCCTGCGCACCTCTGACGCTGAGAAGGTCATCGAACGCGAAGGCCAGGAGTCCTTCCACTACGGTGACTACTACGCATACTCCAAGATTTGTACGCACATCGGTTGCCCAACCTCCTTGTACGAGGCTCAGACAAACCGTATTCTGTGCCCATGTCACCAGTCGCAGTTCGACGCATTGCACTACGGCAAGCCAGTCTTCGGACCAGCTGCACGTGCTTTGCCACAGCTGCCGATCACAGTTGATGAAGAGGGTTACCTCATCGCCGCTGGTAACTTCATTGAGCCAGTTGGCCCTGCATTCTGGGAGCGTAAGTCATGA
- the qcrC gene encoding cytochrome bc1 complex diheme cytochrome c subunit, with protein MMETNPQTPEGTGMAKPSAKKVKNRRKVRRTVAGALALTIGLSGAGILATAITPDAQVATAQRDDQALISEGKDLYDVACITCHGVNLQGVQDRGPSLVGVGEGAVYFQVHSGRMPMLRNEAQAERKAPRYTEAQTLAIAAYVAANGGGPGLVYNEDGTLAMEELRGENYDGQINSADVARGGDLFRLNCASCHNFTGRGGALSSGKYAPNLDAANEQEIYQAMLTGPQNMPKFSDRQLSADEKKDIIAFIKSTKETPSPGGYSLGSLGPVAEGLFMWVFGILVLVAAAMWIGSRS; from the coding sequence ATGATGGAAACCAACCCGCAGACCCCAGAGGGAACAGGCATGGCTAAACCCTCTGCTAAGAAGGTCAAGAATCGCCGCAAGGTCCGGCGCACCGTTGCTGGTGCATTGGCTTTGACCATTGGACTGAGCGGAGCAGGAATCCTCGCAACCGCGATCACTCCAGATGCTCAAGTTGCTACCGCGCAGCGCGACGATCAGGCTCTTATCTCCGAGGGTAAAGACCTTTACGATGTCGCCTGCATCACCTGCCACGGCGTAAACCTCCAAGGTGTTCAGGACCGCGGTCCTTCCCTCGTTGGCGTTGGCGAAGGCGCTGTGTACTTCCAGGTACACTCCGGCCGTATGCCTATGCTGCGTAACGAGGCTCAGGCTGAACGCAAGGCACCTCGTTACACCGAGGCTCAGACCCTTGCAATTGCTGCATACGTTGCAGCCAACGGTGGTGGCCCAGGACTCGTGTACAACGAGGACGGCACCCTAGCTATGGAAGAACTCCGTGGCGAAAACTACGACGGACAGATTAACTCCGCCGACGTCGCTCGCGGCGGAGATCTGTTCCGCCTGAACTGTGCATCCTGCCACAACTTCACTGGCCGTGGCGGTGCGCTTTCATCCGGTAAGTACGCACCTAACCTGGACGCTGCAAATGAGCAGGAAATCTACCAGGCTATGCTAACCGGTCCTCAGAACATGCCTAAGTTCTCTGATCGTCAGCTTTCTGCAGACGAGAAGAAGGACATCATCGCATTCATTAAGTCCACCAAGGAGACCCCATCACCTGGTGGTTACTCCCTCGGAAGCTTGGGCCCTGTAGCTGAGGGTCTGTTCATGTGGGTATTCGGCATTTTGGTCCTCGTGGCCGCCGCTATGTGGATTGGATCGCGTTCATGA
- the ctaE gene encoding aa3-type cytochrome oxidase subunit III: MTSAVGNTGMAAPQRVAALNRPNMVSVGTIVFLSQELMFFAGLFAMYFVSRANGLANGSWGEQTDYLNVPYALLITVILVSSSVTCQFGVFAAERGDVYGLRKWFLVTIILGSIFVIGQGYEYITLVHHGLTIQSSVYGSAFFITTGFHALHVIAGVIGFVVILLRIQKSKFTPAQATAAMVVSYYWHFVDVVWIGLFITIYFIQ; encoded by the coding sequence GTGACGAGCGCAGTTGGAAATACAGGTATGGCAGCACCACAACGTGTTGCGGCACTGAACCGTCCGAATATGGTCAGTGTCGGCACCATTGTGTTCCTGTCTCAGGAATTAATGTTCTTCGCCGGACTATTCGCGATGTACTTCGTGTCCCGTGCGAACGGATTGGCAAATGGATCTTGGGGAGAGCAGACAGACTACCTCAACGTGCCTTACGCACTGTTGATTACAGTCATTCTGGTCTCATCCTCAGTTACTTGCCAGTTCGGAGTCTTTGCGGCTGAAAGGGGTGACGTTTACGGCCTCCGCAAGTGGTTCTTGGTCACGATTATCCTCGGATCAATCTTCGTGATCGGCCAGGGCTACGAGTACATCACTCTCGTGCATCACGGACTAACAATCCAGAGCAGTGTTTACGGATCGGCATTCTTTATTACAACCGGTTTCCACGCACTGCACGTGATCGCGGGTGTTATCGGCTTCGTCGTGATTCTTCTTCGAATCCAGAAGTCGAAGTTCACCCCAGCACAGGCAACCGCAGCAATGGTGGTGTCCTACTACTGGCACTTCGTTGACGTGGTCTGGATCGGCCTCTTCATCACTATTTACTTCATTCAGTAG
- the ctaF gene encoding aa3-type cytochrome oxidase subunit IV, whose product MKSSAKLMYGLTVFMVGMAVIYIFATMHVNDAGSVQGVEWVGSVALVLSAGLTLMLGVYLHFTEVRVDVLPEDWEEAEVADKAGTLGFFSPSSIWPAAMSGAVGFLAFGLVYFHYWMIAVGLLLLIFTATKLNLQYGVPKEKH is encoded by the coding sequence ATGAAGTCTTCAGCAAAACTGATGTACGGCCTGACCGTATTCATGGTCGGCATGGCCGTAATCTACATCTTCGCAACGATGCACGTTAACGATGCCGGTAGCGTGCAGGGTGTTGAATGGGTCGGCTCTGTTGCACTGGTGCTCTCAGCTGGTCTGACCTTGATGCTCGGAGTGTACCTACACTTCACTGAAGTGCGCGTAGACGTTCTTCCAGAGGATTGGGAAGAGGCAGAGGTAGCCGATAAGGCTGGAACCCTTGGTTTCTTCAGCCCAAGCTCCATTTGGCCAGCGGCTATGTCTGGTGCTGTAGGATTCCTCGCGTTCGGTTTGGTGTACTTCCACTACTGGATGATTGCAGTGGGACTCCTCCTACTGATTTTCACAGCCACCAAGCTTAACCTTCAGTACGGAGTGCCTAAGGAAAAGCACTAG
- the ctaC gene encoding aa3-type cytochrome oxidase subunit II: MEQQNKRGLKRKALLGGVLGLGGLAMAGCEVAPPGGVLGDFLRMGWPDGITPEAVAMGNFWSWVWVAAWIIGIIMWGLFLTAIFSWNAKKAEKRGEGEFPKQLQYNVPLELVLTIVPIIIVMVLFFFTVQTQDKVTALDKSPEVTVDVTAYQWNWKFGYSEIDSALAPGGSEYQGVDEERQAAAEASKKDPAGDNPIHGNSKSDISYLHFNQIETLGTTDEIPVLVLPSNTPIEFNLASADVAHSFWVPEFLFKRDAYAHPEANKSQRVFQIEEITEEGAFVGRCAEMCGTYHAMMNFELRVVDRDSFAEYISFRDSNPEATNAQALEHIGEAPYATSTSPFVSQRDATRDGENTQSNV, from the coding sequence GTGGAACAGCAAAATAAGCGTGGTTTAAAGCGCAAGGCCCTGCTTGGCGGTGTCTTGGGCTTAGGTGGCCTCGCCATGGCAGGCTGTGAAGTCGCCCCTCCTGGCGGTGTGCTTGGAGATTTCCTACGTATGGGTTGGCCTGATGGCATTACCCCTGAAGCAGTGGCCATGGGTAACTTCTGGTCATGGGTCTGGGTTGCTGCCTGGATCATCGGAATTATCATGTGGGGTCTTTTCCTCACTGCAATCTTCTCTTGGAACGCCAAGAAGGCTGAAAAGCGCGGCGAGGGAGAATTCCCTAAGCAGCTTCAGTACAACGTTCCGCTAGAACTCGTCCTGACGATCGTTCCGATCATCATCGTCATGGTGCTGTTCTTCTTCACCGTGCAGACCCAGGACAAGGTCACCGCGTTGGATAAGAGCCCAGAGGTCACTGTGGACGTCACCGCGTACCAGTGGAACTGGAAGTTCGGTTACTCCGAGATCGACAGTGCACTAGCACCGGGCGGTAGCGAGTACCAGGGAGTTGACGAGGAGCGTCAGGCAGCGGCCGAGGCTTCCAAGAAGGACCCTGCTGGAGATAACCCAATTCACGGTAACTCCAAGTCTGATATCTCTTACCTACACTTCAACCAGATTGAAACCCTAGGTACCACTGACGAGATCCCAGTCTTGGTTCTCCCTTCGAATACTCCAATCGAGTTCAACCTCGCATCTGCTGACGTTGCACACTCCTTCTGGGTTCCAGAGTTCCTCTTCAAGCGCGATGCTTATGCTCACCCTGAGGCGAACAAGTCTCAGCGAGTATTCCAGATCGAAGAGATCACCGAGGAAGGCGCATTCGTTGGTCGCTGTGCAGAAATGTGCGGTACCTACCACGCAATGATGAACTTCGAACTCCGCGTTGTTGACCGCGATTCCTTTGCTGAGTACATCAGCTTCCGCGACTCCAACCCAGAGGCAACCAACGCTCAAGCACTTGAGCACATTGGCGAAGCACCTTACGCTACTTCCACCAGCCCATTCGTTTCTCAGCGCGACGCAACCCGCGACGGCGAAAACACACAGAGCAACGTATAA
- the asnB gene encoding asparagine synthase (glutamine-hydrolyzing), with protein sequence MCGLLGILTANGNAEAFVPALERALPCMRHRGPDDAGTWHDADAAFGFNRLSIIDIAHSHQPLRWGPANEPDRYAMTFNGEIYNYVELRKELADLGYTFNTSGDGEPIVVGFHHWGESVVEHLRGMFGIAIWDTKEKSLFLARDQFGIKPLFYATTEHGTVFSSEKKTILEMATEMNLDLKLDKRTIEHYVDLQYVPEPETLHAQISRLESGCTATVRPGGKLEQKRYFKPQFPVQKVVKGQEQDLFDRIAKVLEDSVEKHMRADVTVGSFLSGGIDSTAIAALAKRHNPNLLTFTTGFEREGYSEVDVAAESAEAIGAEHIVKIVSPEEYADAIPKIMWYLDDPVADPSLVPLYFVAAEARKHVKVVLSGEGADELFGGYTIYKEPLSLAPFEKIPTPLRKGLGRLSKVLPDGMKGKSLLERGSMTMEERYYGNARSFNFEQMQRVIPWAKREWDHREVTAPIYAQSRNFDPVARMQHLDLFTWMRGDILVKADKINMANSLELRVPFLDKEVFKVAETIPYDLKIANGTTKYALRKALEQIVPPHVLHRKKLGFPVPMRHWLAGDELFGWAQDTIKESGTDEIFNKQAVLDMLKEHRDGVSDHSRRLWTVLSFMVWHGIFVENRIDPQIEDRSYPVEL encoded by the coding sequence ATGTGCGGCCTTCTTGGCATATTGACTGCAAACGGGAACGCTGAAGCATTCGTTCCTGCTCTCGAGCGGGCCTTGCCATGCATGCGCCACCGTGGCCCTGATGACGCCGGCACATGGCACGATGCCGATGCTGCTTTTGGCTTCAACCGTCTCTCCATCATCGATATCGCCCATTCACATCAGCCACTTCGCTGGGGTCCTGCTAATGAACCAGACCGTTACGCCATGACCTTTAACGGTGAGATCTACAACTATGTGGAGCTTCGCAAAGAGCTTGCTGATTTGGGCTACACCTTTAACACTTCTGGCGATGGTGAACCTATTGTCGTTGGATTCCACCACTGGGGTGAATCTGTCGTTGAACATTTGCGAGGCATGTTCGGTATTGCCATTTGGGATACCAAGGAAAAGTCACTGTTTTTAGCTCGTGACCAGTTCGGTATCAAGCCTTTGTTCTATGCCACCACTGAGCACGGAACTGTGTTTTCCTCCGAGAAAAAGACCATTTTAGAAATGGCTACGGAGATGAATCTAGACCTGAAGCTTGATAAACGCACTATTGAGCACTACGTTGACCTCCAGTATGTCCCTGAGCCAGAGACCCTTCATGCTCAGATTTCACGGCTTGAGTCTGGTTGCACCGCAACTGTTCGCCCCGGAGGAAAGCTGGAACAAAAGCGCTACTTCAAGCCACAGTTCCCTGTGCAGAAGGTAGTAAAAGGTCAAGAACAGGACCTTTTCGATCGCATTGCCAAAGTGTTGGAGGATAGCGTCGAAAAGCATATGCGCGCCGACGTGACCGTGGGCTCGTTCCTTTCCGGCGGCATTGACTCAACCGCTATTGCTGCGCTTGCAAAGCGCCACAACCCTAACCTGCTCACCTTTACCACCGGCTTTGAGCGCGAAGGCTACTCCGAGGTCGATGTGGCTGCAGAATCAGCAGAGGCGATTGGTGCAGAGCACATCGTGAAGATCGTATCTCCTGAGGAGTACGCCGATGCGATTCCAAAGATCATGTGGTACCTGGATGATCCAGTGGCAGACCCCTCGTTGGTTCCCTTGTACTTTGTTGCTGCAGAAGCCCGCAAACACGTCAAGGTAGTGTTGTCTGGTGAAGGCGCAGATGAGCTTTTCGGTGGATACACCATCTACAAGGAACCACTGTCGCTTGCACCGTTTGAAAAAATCCCTACTCCCCTACGCAAAGGGCTAGGCCGCCTCAGCAAGGTTCTTCCAGATGGAATGAAGGGCAAATCACTCCTCGAACGTGGCTCCATGACCATGGAAGAGCGCTATTACGGCAATGCGCGTTCCTTCAACTTCGAGCAAATGCAACGCGTAATTCCTTGGGCGAAACGCGAATGGGACCACCGCGAAGTAACAGCCCCAATTTACGCTCAGTCTCGTAACTTCGATCCAGTTGCTCGCATGCAGCACCTAGATCTATTTACCTGGATGCGTGGCGATATCTTAGTCAAGGCCGACAAAATCAACATGGCAAACTCCCTTGAGCTGCGCGTTCCCTTCCTAGACAAGGAAGTTTTCAAGGTTGCAGAGACAATTCCTTATGATCTGAAAATCGCAAACGGCACCACAAAGTACGCACTGCGCAAGGCACTTGAGCAGATCGTCCCGCCCCATGTCCTCCACCGCAAAAAACTCGGTTTCCCCGTCCCAATGCGCCACTGGCTTGCAGGCGATGAACTGTTTGGTTGGGCACAAGACACCATCAAGGAGTCTGGAACCGACGAGATCTTCAACAAACAGGCTGTACTGGACATGCTGAAGGAACACCGCGATGGTGTTTCCGATCATTCCCGTCGCCTGTGGACAGTTCTGTCCTTCATGGTGTGGCATGGCATTTTTGTGGAAAACCGCATTGATCCACAGATTGAAGATCGCTCTTACCCAGTCGAGCTTTAA